The following proteins come from a genomic window of Rutidosis leptorrhynchoides isolate AG116_Rl617_1_P2 chromosome 10, CSIRO_AGI_Rlap_v1, whole genome shotgun sequence:
- the LOC139870323 gene encoding wall-associated receptor kinase 5-like: MGVNDYLTSPIEVMEIRHDGYMRVNLPIVFSCYNERGQRLHGSPRSIHTSRFPFSGPLNKFVGVGCDITARLQLSDPIVSTRCTSNCKQHKLVKNGSCNNVGCCESIITPGLTHARIVIEPNENYTRVRNYSKCGYGFIVEKNGYNFSSSDLEFSTMKKSFPAILEWSVGNTTCEEAQKDIKTYMCKDNTVCFNSENINSPGYRCECAQGYSGNPYSLNGCQDVNECEDPKLNDCMQGLCKNIIGSFDCVCPKGQQGNGKRDGKCIPDAKSENGSAIRGISEGVAGAALTMIFVYLEINRRRKIKGKKDFFKQNGGIMLQKILFTCNDPVNKPNIFTEEELIKATNNFNDANLIGQGGYGTVYKGHLGKNTLVAIKKAKVIDQSQINQFVNELIILSQIDHPNIVMLVGCCLETHVPLLVYEYISNNNLRHHIDMNRKLTFEKRIKIAIETAEALEYMHSTMRIIHRDVKPSNILLNSDFTVKVSDFGISTFVPNGDTHLSTFVKGTIGYLDPEYFRTGKLTEKSDVYSFGVVLIELITGTEIHSMEISLTVYNGAAAYLTSLLKQNALDRVLDDELKEDKYAEVAKCVVKIAISCLDLEGKKRPTMNEVKQELEKLKSFI, encoded by the exons ATGGGGGTTAACGATTATTTAACGAGTCCTATAGAAGTTATGGAGATAAGACACGACGGTTATATGAGAGTTAATCTACCAATTGTTTTTTCATGCTACAACGAGCGGGGACAAAGGCTTCACGGCTCACCTAGATCAATCCATACGTCTAGGTTCCCTTTCTCGGGCCCTTTAAACAAGTTCGTCGGAGTAGGATGTGACATTACAGCCCGTTTGCAACTCTCCGACCCAATTGTGTCTACAAGGTGTACATCAAATTGTAAGCAACACAAATTGGTTAAGAATGGGTCGTGCAATAATGTTGGATGCTGCGAGTCCATCATAACTCCAGGCCTGACTCACGCTAGAATCGTTATCGAACCTAATGAAAACTACACAAGAGTAAGGAATTATAGTAAGTGTGGTTATGGTTTTATTGTGGAGAAAAATGGGTATAACTTCAGCAGTAGTGATCTTGAATTTAGTACCATGAAAAAGTCTTTTCCTGCGATACTCGAGTGGTCTGTCGGGAATACAACATGCGAGGAGGCACAAAAGGACATAAAAACGTACATGTGTAAAGATAACACCGTATGCTTTAACTCGGAAAATATCAATTCCCCAGGATATCGTTGCGAGTGTGCACAAGGATACAGTGGAAATCCATACAGCTTAAATGGATGCCAAG ATGTCAATGAGTGTGAGGATCCAAAGCTCAACGATTGTATGCAAGGACTCTGCAAGAACATAATTGGTAGTTTTGATTGTGTTTGCCCAAAGGGACAACAAGGTAACGGGAAAAGAGATGGAAAATGCATACCCGATGCTAAATCGGAAAATGGATCAGCCATCAGAG GTATTAGTGAAGGTGTTGCTGGTGCAGCTTTGACAATGATTTTCGTGTACTTGGAAATCAATCGACGAAGAAAAATCAAGGGTAAAAAGGACTTTTTCAAACAAAACGGCGGTATCAtgttacaaaaaatattatttacatGTAACGATCCAGTTAACAAACCGAATATTTTCACAGAAGAAGAACTGATTAAAGCAACAAACAATTTCAACGACGCAAATCTTATAGGCCAAGGCGGTTATGGTACTGTTTACAAGGGGCATTTAGGTAAAAATACGCTCGTAGCGATCAAGAAGGCTAAAGTAATCGACCAAAGCCAAATCAATCAGTTTGTGAATGAACTGATCATTTTATCACAAATCGATCATCCAAATATCGTGATGCTCGTTGGATGTTGCCTAGAAACGCATGTACCGTTGCTTGTGTATGAATATATATCGAATAACAACTTACGACACCACATAGATATGAATCGTAAGCTGACATTCGAAAAACGGATTAAGATAGCTATAGAAACTGCTGAGGCTCTTGAGTATATGCATTCAACGATGCGAATAATACATAGAGACGTTAAGCCGTCGAATATACTATTGAACAGTGATTTTACAGTAAAAGTATCTGATTTCGGGATTTCGACTTTTGTACCTAATGGTGATACGCATTTATCGACATTTGTAAAAGGTACGATCGGGTATTTGGATCCGGAGTACTTTCGTACGGGTAAATTAACTGAGAAGAGTGATGTGTACAGTTTTGGAGTTGTTCTTATTGAACTAATTACTGGAACTGAGATACATTCTATGGAGATATCGCTAACGGTTTATAATGGTGCAGCGGCGTATCTTACTTCGTTACTCAAACAAAATGCGTTGGATCGAGTACTTGATGATGAGTTGAAAGAAGATAAGTACGCTGAGGTGGCGAAATGTGTTGTGAAGATAGCAATTAGTTGCCTCGATTTAGAAGGTAAAAAGAGGCCAACAATGAATGAAGTAAAACAAGAGCTCGAAAAGTTGAAAAGTTTCATCTAA